One window from the genome of Leptospira broomii serovar Hurstbridge str. 5399 encodes:
- a CDS encoding acyl-CoA thioesterase, translating to MLITPIQTRWNDLDPFAHVNNSRYVSYLEIGRVDYCQKKFAVKDIYDVPFLLARIEIDLLKPVELQHQVEVVTCVSKIGNKSWEFTSIVREHDTNVHFAKAKTIQVSYDHRTKSSIPIPDWIRKILNEDLDEFPIGFNP from the coding sequence GTGCTTATTACTCCGATTCAGACCCGTTGGAATGATTTGGATCCCTTTGCGCACGTAAACAATTCGAGATACGTCTCTTATCTTGAAATCGGGCGAGTCGATTATTGTCAAAAAAAATTCGCCGTCAAAGATATTTACGATGTCCCGTTTCTACTTGCCCGAATAGAGATCGACTTGCTCAAACCTGTGGAACTACAACATCAAGTTGAGGTCGTTACTTGTGTCTCAAAGATAGGAAATAAATCCTGGGAATTTACGTCTATTGTTCGCGAACACGATACGAATGTTCACTTTGCAAAAGCCAAGACTATACAAGTTTCGTACGACCATCGGACGAAGAGTTCCATACCTATTCCCGATTGGATTCGTAAAATATTAAACGAAGATCTTGATGAGTTCCCTATAGGGTTCAACCCTTGA
- a CDS encoding DUF389 domain-containing protein, which yields MASPKKRSSAFMFAAFETYKPRSYQNGVNDGLEFLLSKVRKVLDINEEEALLALRDIDDGAQILSIRYWLFLTASSGIATLGVMLASPAILIGGMMLSPLLRPVTGISAGFAIGDVYLSIKSILNLIIGCLLTIITSALLSWISSVREINPELLSRISPNISYFLICIFCGLLSFIASIRTTKDNYKVGVGTILGITLLAPLCMLGFGLGVGMRSDILQGALLTFLTNISVVVVTGAICFYAVFKKCDIPSVIHLLSSRRSKDEQLYQFLSSFKLWQRLESQFSLENRVVFPSLLILLFSYPIFSSIFLLKQKAEVRSFLESKLAQLGDLSFVRGSETLVFTRANVSGTLVFYSRKPPIGLTKSLNEELTANFPDIRFGINLVRVQRESDTHQTRLSDLMENEFFDRSRHESNAKEIQNIVNNARDIVSKRFPEEAGYPIDINLQIRSEGIQSIVIEYVGQPLSSETEKMLASSLAKEFDPIAGNLDKIGLRRVGGIRGSIGCGSSMVSKGEIRREFVSVLEKISAHPTLGIEVYFGNPPDGAPSEDDPKNWETWIKPWEQAKVSLSASDSENCKFKWHYKQL from the coding sequence GTGGCCAGCCCGAAGAAACGTTCCTCAGCCTTTATGTTTGCGGCCTTCGAAACGTATAAACCCCGTTCATATCAAAATGGGGTGAACGATGGGCTTGAATTTTTACTCTCCAAAGTTCGGAAGGTACTCGATATCAATGAGGAAGAAGCGCTCCTCGCACTTAGGGACATAGATGATGGAGCGCAAATTCTATCAATTCGTTACTGGCTATTCTTAACGGCTTCGTCCGGAATTGCAACTCTTGGAGTGATGCTTGCCAGTCCTGCAATTCTAATTGGGGGAATGATGCTCTCCCCGCTTTTGCGGCCGGTAACCGGTATTAGCGCGGGCTTTGCGATCGGAGATGTTTATCTTAGCATTAAGTCCATTCTAAATCTAATAATAGGCTGCCTTTTAACCATTATTACTTCCGCTCTATTGAGTTGGATTTCTTCCGTTCGCGAAATCAACCCGGAACTATTAAGTAGGATTAGTCCTAATATCTCTTATTTTTTGATTTGTATTTTTTGCGGTTTGTTAAGTTTTATCGCTTCGATTCGAACTACCAAAGACAACTATAAGGTAGGAGTAGGAACAATTTTAGGTATAACATTGCTTGCACCGCTTTGTATGCTCGGCTTCGGGCTGGGAGTCGGAATGCGCTCCGATATTCTCCAAGGCGCCTTACTTACATTTTTAACGAACATTTCGGTAGTCGTCGTTACTGGAGCGATCTGTTTCTATGCCGTTTTTAAAAAATGCGATATTCCTAGCGTCATTCATCTTCTTTCATCGCGACGAAGCAAGGATGAGCAATTGTATCAGTTCCTTTCTTCTTTTAAATTATGGCAAAGATTGGAATCGCAGTTTTCTTTAGAAAATCGGGTAGTATTCCCTAGTTTGCTTATTTTACTTTTTTCTTATCCGATATTCAGTTCGATATTTCTACTCAAACAGAAAGCGGAAGTTCGTAGCTTTTTGGAAAGTAAACTAGCTCAGCTTGGAGACCTAAGTTTCGTTCGCGGAAGCGAAACTCTGGTATTTACCCGAGCAAACGTATCGGGAACGTTAGTCTTTTATTCTCGAAAACCGCCAATCGGATTAACAAAATCTTTAAACGAAGAACTGACCGCCAACTTTCCCGACATTCGTTTTGGGATTAATCTAGTACGAGTCCAGCGAGAAAGTGATACTCACCAAACTCGATTATCCGATTTGATGGAAAACGAATTTTTCGATCGGTCTCGACATGAAAGTAACGCTAAAGAGATTCAAAATATAGTGAATAACGCAAGAGATATCGTTTCTAAACGTTTTCCTGAAGAGGCCGGCTATCCTATAGACATTAATCTACAGATTCGATCAGAAGGCATTCAATCGATCGTTATCGAATATGTCGGACAGCCATTATCCTCCGAAACGGAGAAAATGCTCGCATCCTCTCTTGCAAAAGAATTCGATCCGATTGCCGGAAATTTAGATAAAATCGGCCTAAGAAGAGTCGGCGGAATCAGAGGTTCGATTGGTTGCGGAAGTTCCATGGTATCCAAAGGGGAAATCCGCCGGGAATTCGTTTCAGTACTGGAAAAGATTTCCGCTCATCCAACTTTGGGGATAGAAGTATATTTCGGAAATCCTCCGGATGGAGCTCCATCGGAAGACGATCCAAAAAATTGGGAGACTTGGATAAAACCCTGGGAGCAAGCTAAAGTCAGCTTATCCGCCTCAGATTCGGAGAATTGCAAGTTTAAGTGGCATTACAAGCAGCTTTAA
- a CDS encoding fumarylacetoacetate hydrolase family protein, whose translation MYRICKFEYAGSENWGLVQNDSVIPIQGNHITDFLKPNWKVSVSSSAQIPFENIRLLSPFTSPCNVICQGKNYTEHIKETGMNPADKDYNLFFMKASSSLSPAVGEVVRPKQVQLLDYEAEMALIVRKPILNSIRVTEENLHEYIAGITLANDISARDIQIPQGQWFKGKSYRTFCPVGPFVVLLNSDEIKRIPELCISLKVNDEVRQYSYLRNMIFSPAETLTELSGLMNIYPGDLILTGTPSGVALTAPGGLLKKIATLLFSEKKVMRIFIRNQSKNRRYLKNGDRIEAELKTDDGSIDVGMMKLFVGGE comes from the coding sequence ATGTATAGAATTTGTAAATTCGAATATGCAGGCTCGGAAAATTGGGGATTAGTCCAGAACGATTCGGTAATTCCAATCCAGGGAAATCATATAACCGATTTTCTTAAACCTAACTGGAAAGTTTCCGTATCGTCGAGCGCTCAAATACCTTTCGAAAACATCCGATTGCTTTCACCTTTTACTTCGCCCTGTAATGTGATTTGCCAGGGGAAGAATTATACGGAACATATTAAAGAAACTGGAATGAATCCGGCGGACAAAGATTATAACCTTTTCTTTATGAAGGCAAGTTCTTCACTAAGTCCGGCAGTCGGAGAGGTTGTTAGACCCAAGCAAGTGCAATTGTTGGATTACGAGGCCGAAATGGCTTTAATCGTAAGAAAACCTATTTTGAACTCCATTAGAGTGACCGAAGAAAATCTACACGAGTATATAGCGGGAATTACGTTAGCGAACGATATATCGGCGCGGGACATTCAAATTCCGCAAGGGCAATGGTTCAAAGGGAAAAGTTACAGAACATTTTGCCCGGTCGGACCATTCGTAGTTTTGTTAAATTCGGACGAGATAAAACGAATCCCTGAACTTTGCATCAGTTTGAAAGTAAACGATGAAGTTCGACAATATTCTTATTTGAGGAACATGATATTTTCTCCCGCAGAAACTTTAACCGAACTTTCCGGTTTAATGAATATTTATCCGGGAGACTTAATTTTAACAGGAACTCCTTCAGGAGTCGCTTTGACAGCCCCGGGCGGCTTACTTAAAAAAATCGCGACCCTTCTTTTTTCTGAAAAGAAAGTAATGCGGATTTTTATTCGGAATCAATCAAAGAATCGACGTTATCTAAAGAATGGAGATCGGATAGAAGCCGAATTAAAAACCGACGACGGGTCCATTGACGTCGGCATGATGAAATTGTTCGTAGGAGGAGAATAA
- a CDS encoding ankyrin repeat domain-containing protein: MEPFYRNSITVPTLLLLSFIFLSFFSQIVANENPLPKIYIHKFKIERNIPAALENRLRNGIINSILRNYEGKYNIADDDSIATLLRQAELKQKQNCSDEICMTQIADAIDADILVSGEISGSPRGFKVYLRSQTRDPKLLTYTIKTNFDFEFQEFQIDYYAAEAGRKLIDPKYSMNIAGISLTNPSNIDFPSLKIDPAQGTEINVLDFKSSDSGAQGFIEAATGALEAADLAAKNKQYDKSISIYETVLLTIEDRLSEKSKSEIKGYLKGIRSRITNSFIFIYKGKLDVIDAQLKSANGVPSSSLKTFLDKYREILGDYHSKVKEIYRTKDLEKVIEDRVEKLDIAVLSNIEKEGDSQYSNFDFTSATLSYRFVRAELSSKRPDTQSYKTLKTRIEKKISASEATGRSYLQSKLGGIFQTLEKDYISEGLEIEEKGKRQYIERIKEGLRLGLETLTRSEFATDELIRNYNALRNKAYSYAGKVIFDQGRANELLHEGIDKKFQKQIDTCIKTGADPNSRQNGSGISALERLIENKQILISPDAVRIARNQIPPNSHADSDLFNAVFQRKPDDIIRTVLKGADPNAKDLLDNTPLHKATSYGYPDISALLLMLGAEVNSKNSDGETPLHRAVGQGSIEVSKLLLSVGSDVNAIKNDGETPLYRAVSAPKMAKLLLETGADVNLKNYDGWTPLHKVAESGSGEVAKLLLQAGANVNAKDNVGWTPLDWAVQKNRFENPNIVKILRSAGGQCLVNCVE, from the coding sequence ATGGAACCATTCTATAGAAATTCGATCACGGTTCCTACTCTGCTGCTACTTTCCTTTATCTTTCTTTCTTTCTTTTCCCAAATCGTAGCCAACGAAAATCCCTTACCTAAAATATACATTCATAAATTCAAGATCGAGCGCAATATTCCCGCCGCTCTGGAAAATCGTCTAAGGAATGGAATTATAAACTCGATCCTGCGCAACTATGAAGGAAAGTATAATATTGCTGACGATGACTCGATCGCCACTCTGCTTCGACAAGCCGAGCTGAAGCAAAAACAGAATTGCAGCGACGAAATCTGTATGACTCAAATTGCCGATGCAATCGATGCCGATATACTTGTTTCCGGTGAAATATCCGGTTCTCCCCGCGGTTTTAAAGTTTATTTACGTAGCCAGACTCGTGATCCTAAATTATTAACCTATACGATTAAAACGAATTTTGATTTTGAATTTCAAGAATTTCAAATAGATTATTACGCCGCAGAGGCAGGGAGAAAGTTAATCGATCCAAAATATTCCATGAATATTGCCGGGATCTCGCTCACAAATCCAAGCAATATAGACTTCCCATCGCTAAAAATAGATCCCGCTCAAGGCACGGAAATAAATGTTCTAGATTTTAAGTCCTCCGATAGCGGGGCACAAGGATTTATAGAAGCTGCGACAGGAGCGTTAGAAGCGGCCGACCTTGCGGCCAAAAATAAACAATATGATAAATCCATTTCGATATACGAAACAGTACTTTTAACAATCGAGGATCGTCTATCCGAGAAGTCTAAAAGTGAAATAAAAGGTTACTTAAAGGGAATTCGATCTCGCATCACGAACTCTTTTATATTCATTTACAAAGGTAAATTGGACGTCATCGACGCTCAATTGAAGTCGGCAAACGGCGTTCCCAGCTCTAGCCTAAAAACCTTCTTAGATAAATATAGGGAAATTCTCGGCGACTATCATTCCAAGGTTAAGGAAATTTACCGAACTAAAGATCTAGAAAAAGTCATCGAAGATAGAGTGGAAAAATTAGATATAGCAGTCCTTAGCAATATCGAAAAGGAAGGGGATTCTCAGTATTCGAATTTTGACTTTACTAGCGCTACCCTCTCCTACCGCTTTGTTCGCGCAGAACTCTCGTCCAAACGTCCTGATACTCAATCATACAAGACCCTAAAAACTCGAATAGAAAAGAAAATTAGCGCTTCGGAAGCCACCGGAAGATCCTATTTACAAAGCAAGTTAGGTGGAATTTTTCAAACTTTAGAAAAGGATTATATATCCGAAGGTTTAGAAATTGAAGAGAAAGGAAAAAGACAATATATCGAGAGAATCAAAGAAGGATTGAGATTAGGCTTAGAGACGCTAACACGATCCGAATTCGCGACGGACGAGCTAATCAGGAATTATAACGCCTTGCGAAACAAAGCCTACTCGTATGCAGGAAAAGTTATATTCGATCAAGGGAGAGCGAACGAACTTCTCCATGAAGGAATAGATAAGAAGTTTCAAAAACAAATCGATACATGTATCAAAACCGGCGCCGATCCGAATTCGAGACAAAACGGATCCGGTATTTCCGCACTCGAAAGATTAATTGAAAATAAGCAGATCCTAATCAGTCCTGACGCAGTTAGAATCGCAAGAAATCAAATTCCACCTAATTCCCACGCCGATTCTGATCTGTTTAATGCGGTCTTTCAAAGAAAACCGGATGATATTATTAGGACTGTCTTAAAAGGCGCCGATCCCAACGCTAAGGATCTTTTAGACAATACTCCTCTTCATAAAGCAACGAGCTATGGCTATCCAGATATTTCTGCGTTACTTCTTATGCTCGGAGCCGAGGTAAATTCTAAGAATAGCGACGGAGAAACTCCACTTCACCGCGCGGTAGGACAAGGCTCCATCGAAGTCTCTAAACTTTTGCTCAGCGTCGGCTCGGATGTAAATGCTATTAAGAACGATGGAGAGACCCCTTTATACCGAGCTGTTAGTGCGCCGAAAATGGCTAAGTTATTGCTTGAAACTGGAGCCGACGTGAATCTAAAGAATTACGACGGCTGGACTCCTTTGCATAAAGTTGCCGAAAGCGGCAGCGGGGAGGTTGCTAAGTTGCTTTTACAAGCAGGAGCTAACGTAAATGCTAAAGATAACGTCGGATGGACTCCTTTGGATTGGGCCGTACAAAAAAATAGATTCGAAAATCCAAATATTGTGAAGATTTTACGATCCGCCGGCGGTCAATGTTTGGTAAACTGCGTGGAGTAG
- a CDS encoding TlpA family protein disulfide reductase → MGQKKKILLSFVPFLLFIATGKAISEEISNIPLYTVTQERKTLYQELMILKQRELLIVNFTSSTCIPCKEEVPRLVSFVENWNSSDKRGIKLVLWIVFLEDTLDSAVGTAATLKVSNRAEILYDTLNTSMKHLRFQGTPTSYVLDKNKKILFKGSGYTEENWQRMILAIEQNGR, encoded by the coding sequence ATGGGTCAGAAAAAAAAGATTCTCCTCAGCTTTGTTCCGTTTCTCCTATTTATCGCGACCGGAAAAGCAATTTCGGAAGAGATTTCCAATATCCCCTTATATACTGTCACTCAAGAACGCAAAACGCTTTATCAAGAACTTATGATATTAAAGCAGAGAGAATTATTGATCGTAAATTTCACTAGCTCGACCTGCATCCCTTGCAAAGAGGAAGTACCTAGACTCGTGTCCTTTGTTGAAAATTGGAATTCCTCAGATAAGCGAGGAATAAAGCTAGTGTTATGGATCGTTTTTTTGGAAGACACTCTCGACAGTGCGGTAGGAACGGCCGCCACCTTAAAGGTAAGTAACCGAGCAGAAATTCTGTATGATACCTTAAATACCAGTATGAAACATCTTAGATTTCAAGGAACTCCTACTAGTTATGTTCTAGATAAAAATAAAAAAATCCTTTTTAAAGGATCGGGATATACGGAAGAAAACTGGCAACGCATGATTTTAGCGATCGAGCAAAACGGAAGATAA
- a CDS encoding acetyl-CoA acetyltransferase — translation MKDTVYVLGGEQTDFQRNWTKEGKTFMSMFREAIQDGLEKVGLTPEEIKKLNKQNRIGVFVGNFDAEQYATQGHMGAFLTEVDPCFYGVPSARYEAACASGSVALDAAQTKLRSKDYDVAIVVGLEIMKTVSSSIGGDFLGTAAYYEKEARGVQFPFPKLFGKLADVILERYKLEEKRFMGALAEISKINYANAKKNPKAQTRSWFMNREHADARGGEFNMAVGGRLCITDCSQVTDGAALVVLASKNYAEEFAKKKGKKLSAYPKIKGWGHRVAPITFEAKVAESKGEKWILPWTRQTVKDAYDRAGLNTKDIDVFETHDCFTSSEYAAISAFGITQPGKEHEAIEDGIIAFDGKKPINTSGGLIGAGHPVGASGVRMMLDLYKQVTDTAGDYQIGGAKNGLMLNIGGSATTNYVFILGK, via the coding sequence ATGAAGGATACCGTTTACGTACTCGGCGGGGAGCAGACAGACTTTCAGCGCAACTGGACGAAAGAAGGAAAGACCTTTATGTCCATGTTTCGGGAAGCGATCCAAGACGGACTTGAGAAAGTCGGTCTTACCCCGGAAGAAATCAAAAAACTCAACAAGCAAAATCGTATCGGCGTTTTTGTCGGAAACTTCGATGCTGAGCAATATGCGACGCAAGGTCACATGGGCGCATTCTTGACCGAAGTCGATCCTTGTTTTTACGGAGTTCCTAGTGCGCGTTATGAAGCTGCTTGCGCTTCAGGTTCCGTCGCTCTCGATGCAGCTCAGACGAAACTCCGTTCAAAAGACTATGATGTTGCGATCGTTGTCGGTTTGGAAATCATGAAGACCGTTTCCTCTTCTATAGGCGGGGACTTTCTAGGGACAGCCGCCTACTATGAAAAAGAGGCTCGTGGAGTTCAGTTTCCTTTCCCGAAACTATTCGGAAAACTAGCCGATGTGATTCTAGAACGCTACAAGTTGGAAGAAAAACGCTTCATGGGAGCGCTCGCAGAAATTTCCAAGATTAATTACGCAAACGCGAAAAAAAATCCTAAGGCACAGACGCGCTCTTGGTTCATGAATCGAGAACATGCGGATGCAAGAGGCGGGGAATTCAATATGGCAGTCGGCGGCCGCCTATGTATCACCGATTGTTCTCAGGTGACCGACGGAGCTGCGTTAGTCGTCCTTGCGAGCAAAAACTACGCGGAAGAATTCGCAAAGAAGAAAGGTAAAAAACTTTCGGCCTATCCTAAAATCAAAGGATGGGGACATAGAGTTGCACCGATTACATTCGAAGCGAAAGTAGCGGAATCTAAAGGCGAAAAATGGATTTTGCCTTGGACTCGCCAAACTGTAAAAGACGCATACGATCGCGCAGGATTAAATACGAAGGACATCGACGTATTCGAAACTCATGATTGCTTTACCTCCTCCGAGTATGCGGCAATTTCTGCCTTCGGAATCACGCAACCCGGTAAAGAACACGAAGCTATTGAGGACGGCATAATCGCTTTTGACGGTAAAAAACCGATTAACACATCGGGTGGATTGATCGGAGCGGGACATCCTGTAGGGGCTTCCGGAGTTCGAATGATGCTCGATCTTTACAAGCAAGTTACCGATACTGCAGGTGATTACCAAATCGGCGGCGCCAAAAACGGTCTGATGTTGAACATCGGCGGGTCGGCAACCACCAACTATGTGTTCATCCTCGGAAAATAA
- a CDS encoding 3-hydroxyacyl-CoA dehydrogenase family protein has protein sequence MREIKTVTVLGANGTMGAGSAAIVAAFGKAKVHMLARDVNKAKEGIEKAVASVKTDTIRPRLIPGSYDQDLEKAVAESDWVFELVAESYEVKEPINKRIAKARRPGTIVSTVSSGLSIARLAEAFDEDGKKHYYGTHFFNPPYKMILCELVTHKGNDKKVTKKLGEYLEKVLGRAVVYTNDTPAFAGNRIGFQLINEVAQKAEEYSDKGGIALLDAIMSGYTGRAMAPLDTADFVGLDVHKAIVDNLYEMTKDAAHSTFKLPGYFQKLIDRGDLGRKSGQGLFKMAKTPDGKKEKLYYDIKGDLYVPVPKFDIPFIKEANRRIGEADYIGAMNVVKEAKGLEADLARYFIARYVSYSLSIVGEVVDSKEMADLAMGTGFNWAPASAFVDFLGGPKEAIGLITKAKLPVPDVLAKAKAGKPFYELKDILDARSLFKG, from the coding sequence ATGAGGGAAATCAAAACCGTAACCGTCCTCGGCGCAAATGGAACTATGGGCGCCGGATCCGCCGCGATCGTGGCCGCCTTTGGAAAGGCCAAGGTCCATATGCTGGCTCGGGACGTTAACAAAGCTAAAGAAGGAATCGAGAAAGCAGTAGCTTCGGTCAAAACGGATACAATTCGCCCACGCTTAATTCCCGGTTCTTACGATCAAGATTTAGAAAAAGCCGTAGCTGAATCGGATTGGGTGTTCGAATTAGTTGCAGAAAGCTACGAAGTAAAAGAACCGATCAATAAGAGAATAGCAAAAGCTCGGAGACCGGGAACGATAGTGTCCACAGTTTCCTCAGGACTTTCGATCGCTCGGTTAGCGGAGGCTTTTGACGAAGACGGAAAGAAACATTATTACGGAACCCACTTCTTCAATCCGCCTTATAAAATGATTCTTTGCGAACTCGTAACTCATAAAGGAAACGATAAGAAAGTTACCAAAAAATTAGGCGAGTATCTAGAAAAGGTTTTGGGACGCGCAGTCGTTTACACGAATGATACTCCCGCGTTTGCCGGAAACAGAATTGGATTTCAATTAATAAATGAAGTCGCTCAGAAAGCTGAAGAATATTCCGATAAAGGCGGCATCGCGCTTTTAGACGCGATCATGAGCGGATATACCGGCCGTGCAATGGCTCCGTTGGATACTGCGGATTTCGTAGGCTTAGACGTTCATAAGGCAATCGTCGATAACCTGTATGAAATGACGAAAGACGCCGCGCATTCTACGTTTAAACTTCCGGGCTATTTTCAAAAGCTTATCGATCGTGGAGATCTCGGGCGTAAATCCGGCCAAGGTCTTTTCAAGATGGCTAAAACTCCGGACGGAAAAAAAGAAAAACTCTATTACGATATTAAGGGTGATCTTTATGTGCCCGTCCCTAAATTCGATATCCCTTTCATTAAGGAAGCGAATCGTAGAATCGGTGAAGCCGATTACATCGGCGCTATGAACGTTGTGAAAGAAGCAAAAGGCTTGGAAGCAGACTTGGCTCGCTACTTCATTGCCCGCTATGTGAGCTATTCTCTCTCTATCGTAGGCGAAGTCGTAGATTCTAAAGAAATGGCCGATCTGGCTATGGGAACAGGATTCAATTGGGCTCCTGCTTCGGCTTTTGTCGATTTCTTGGGCGGACCGAAAGAAGCGATCGGTCTAATCACTAAGGCAAAACTTCCCGTTCCGGATGTTTTGGCAAAAGCGAAGGCTGGGAAACCCTTCTATGAATTGAAGGATATCCTGGATGCTCGTTCTCTTTTTAAAGGATAA
- the amt gene encoding ammonium transporter: MPTDKSLLDILWILVCSGLVLIMQGGFLVLESGLTRAKNSINVAIKNVADFGVATLLFYSFGFGLMFGTSWYGLFGTSQFFPEFPEGKAWGPTFFIFQLVFCGTAATIVSGAVAERLKFSSYMLATALISGIIYPIVNHWCWGGGGSLEEKNGWLSLLGFHDFAGSTLVHSVGGWVSLALLLVVGPRIGRFPKDGKPQQVTGSNLPMAMLGGILLWFGWMGFNGGSTLSFNEKVPGIILNTVVASGFSMMIAMLAAWLLKGFPEATAPLNGSLIGLVAITAGADCLTPVQSAIVGTIAGLLIYPSEFLLEKLKIDDAVGAVPVHLIGGIWGTLATGIFGNLSIMQHETGRLSLLAIQSLGILLVGAFSFGVAYLAFWLLNRFYTLRVDGDEERMGLNISEHKATTELIDLFLAMDYQRKTGDLAKDVPVEPFTEVGQIAERYNLVLGKVRNTLAENEKARQEILEAYEKVSFEQDRAEKLLLNVLPPSIAAELKQNVGLIADSHPNVSILFADIVGFTQLSSSMKPESVVKLLNQIFSHFDILAEKYRLEKIKTIGDAYMAVGGLPIPDKDHPLLVAHMAWDMKEILSRFKLKKLGTGLSMRIGINTGPVVAGVIGTKKFIYDIWGDAVNVASRMESHGIAGEIQVTESTAQAIQSDFELAERGNIEVKGKGFVKAFIVSRRIRTPEQSLSHLNFSLGTN; the protein is encoded by the coding sequence ATGCCGACCGATAAAAGTTTGCTGGATATTTTATGGATTTTGGTCTGCTCGGGACTTGTCCTGATCATGCAAGGCGGGTTTTTAGTTCTAGAATCCGGCTTAACAAGGGCTAAGAACTCCATCAATGTCGCGATAAAAAATGTTGCCGATTTTGGAGTCGCGACCCTTCTTTTTTATTCCTTTGGCTTCGGCTTGATGTTTGGGACATCTTGGTACGGATTATTCGGCACATCGCAATTTTTTCCTGAATTTCCCGAAGGAAAGGCCTGGGGGCCGACATTTTTCATTTTCCAACTAGTGTTTTGCGGCACTGCGGCAACCATTGTCTCCGGCGCGGTTGCCGAGCGATTAAAATTTAGTTCGTATATGCTGGCAACTGCCCTCATTTCTGGAATCATCTACCCGATCGTGAATCATTGGTGTTGGGGTGGAGGAGGATCTTTAGAAGAAAAGAACGGCTGGCTTTCGCTTCTCGGATTTCACGACTTTGCGGGATCAACATTGGTGCATAGCGTTGGAGGATGGGTTTCGCTCGCACTGTTATTGGTTGTGGGTCCAAGGATCGGACGATTTCCGAAGGATGGTAAACCTCAGCAAGTAACGGGAAGTAATTTACCGATGGCTATGCTAGGAGGAATTCTTCTTTGGTTCGGTTGGATGGGATTCAACGGCGGGAGTACGCTTTCCTTTAACGAGAAGGTTCCCGGAATTATTTTAAACACAGTTGTTGCGTCAGGCTTTTCGATGATGATTGCCATGCTAGCGGCTTGGCTACTCAAAGGTTTTCCGGAAGCTACAGCACCTCTGAACGGGTCTTTGATCGGGTTGGTTGCAATTACCGCCGGCGCGGACTGTCTCACTCCGGTTCAGTCTGCAATTGTAGGAACGATCGCCGGTCTCCTGATATATCCTTCCGAATTTCTTCTAGAAAAATTGAAGATCGACGACGCTGTCGGGGCTGTTCCCGTACATTTGATCGGCGGTATTTGGGGAACCTTAGCTACCGGAATTTTTGGAAATCTCTCGATCATGCAACACGAAACAGGCCGGCTTTCTCTCTTAGCAATCCAGTCTTTAGGGATTCTTTTGGTCGGCGCGTTCTCGTTTGGAGTCGCGTATTTGGCTTTCTGGCTTTTGAATCGGTTTTATACTCTAAGAGTAGACGGCGATGAAGAACGGATGGGGTTGAACATCTCGGAGCATAAAGCTACAACGGAGCTCATCGATCTCTTTCTGGCGATGGATTACCAGAGAAAAACCGGGGACTTGGCAAAAGACGTTCCTGTAGAACCCTTTACGGAGGTAGGACAAATTGCGGAGAGATATAATCTTGTTTTAGGTAAAGTTCGAAATACCCTGGCGGAAAATGAAAAAGCAAGACAGGAAATTTTGGAGGCCTATGAAAAAGTAAGTTTCGAGCAGGACCGAGCCGAGAAGCTGTTATTAAACGTACTTCCTCCTTCGATCGCCGCCGAGTTGAAGCAAAACGTAGGCTTAATCGCCGACAGTCATCCTAATGTTTCGATCTTATTCGCGGATATCGTTGGATTTACGCAACTTTCTTCGAGTATGAAGCCGGAATCCGTTGTTAAACTCCTAAATCAAATTTTTTCTCACTTCGATATCCTAGCCGAGAAGTACCGATTGGAGAAAATTAAGACGATCGGTGACGCATATATGGCCGTAGGAGGCTTACCGATTCCGGATAAGGACCATCCTTTACTTGTAGCTCATATGGCGTGGGATATGAAAGAGATTCTATCTAGATTTAAGTTAAAGAAACTCGGAACAGGGTTAAGCATGAGGATTGGGATCAATACCGGGCCGGTTGTCGCCGGTGTTATAGGAACGAAAAAGTTTATTTATGATATCTGGGGAGACGCTGTAAATGTAGCTAGTCGTATGGAATCGCATGGGATCGCTGGTGAAATTCAGGTTACGGAATCGACTGCGCAAGCGATTCAGTCTGATTTCGAGTTAGCAGAGCGCGGAAATATAGAGGTTAAAGGAAAAGGGTTCGTGAAAGCCTTTATCGTGAGCCGCCGAATTCGTACTCCTGAGCAAAGTCTTAGTCATTTAAACTTTTCCCTAGGCACGAACTAG